The DNA sequence ATTGTTCATGATGAGTTTAAAACAGAGGCGCTAAAGCGGATGAAGGCGCTATATCCACAAGCCGCTATATTAGTCCATCCTGAGTCTCCTCAGAGCATTGTAGAGATGGCGGATGCCGTCGGCTCGACCAGCCAACTGATTCACGCAGCCAAAGCGCTAGCGCACCAACAGCTTATTGTGGCCACCGATCGCGGTATTTTTTATAAAATGCAGCAGGCCTGCCCGGAAAAAGAATTGCTTGAGGCGCCGACCGCAGGGGAAGGGGCCACGTGCCGAAGCTGCGCGCACTGCCCCTGGATGGCAATGAATGGCTTACAAGCTATCGCTGATGCGCTGACGTCCGACGATATCTCTGAGCATGTGATTGATGTTGATGCATCGCTGCGTGAGCAAGCCCTGCTGCCGCTACATCGCATGCTGACATTTGCTGCTACACTCAGGGCCTGATTTTTTCTTAACGCCAATGACTGAGCGCACCATCCGAAGGGCGAGGCCAGCTATTGGCGACGGTGATTAGCCTGAATCAGGAGTTCACATGGATTTCTTTAGTACCAGCAATATTCTGGTTCATATTCCCCTTGGCGCGAAGGGGTATGACTTGTCATGGATTGAGGCGATAGGGACGTTATCTGGCCTGGCATGCATTTGGCTCGCCAGTCTGGAAAAAACGCAAAACTACCTGTTTGGTTTGATCAATGTGTCGTTATTTGCGCTGATTTTCTTCCAGATCCAACTGTATGCCAGTCTGCTACTGCAAATCTTCTTTATCGCAGCCAATGTATACGGCTGGTATGCCTGGAGTCGAAAAAACGGCGAACGGCATGCTGAACTGAGAATTCGGTGGTTGTCGCGCCGCCAGGCCGCGCTCTGGGGCAGCGGGTGTGTGATAGCGACACTGCTCTTGTCACGCTATATCGATGCTTTCTTTGCCGTGTTGAGTCGTGTGGCGGTGGCGTTGATGCAGGCTATTGGGCTGGATGTCACCCTGCCTGAGCTGCAACCGGATGCATTCCCCTTCTGGGATTCAGCCATGACGGTGCTCTCGATTGCTGCGATGCTGCTGATGACAAGAAAATATGTGGAAAACTGGCTGCTTTGGGTGGTTATTGACGTAATCAGCGTATTTGTCTT is a window from the Dickeya lacustris genome containing:
- the pnuC gene encoding nicotinamide riboside transporter PnuC translates to MDFFSTSNILVHIPLGAKGYDLSWIEAIGTLSGLACIWLASLEKTQNYLFGLINVSLFALIFFQIQLYASLLLQIFFIAANVYGWYAWSRKNGERHAELRIRWLSRRQAALWGSGCVIATLLLSRYIDAFFAVLSRVAVALMQAIGLDVTLPELQPDAFPFWDSAMTVLSIAAMLLMTRKYVENWLLWVVIDVISVFVFAYQGVYAMSLQYLILTGIALNGSRLWINSARVNQSRPLARWA